A single genomic interval of Polaribacter vadi harbors:
- a CDS encoding uroporphyrinogen-III synthase yields MKVKTILVSQPAPKTETSPYFDLSDKQKVKIDFRSFIHVEGISVKEVRAEKIDLKNFTAIILTSRNAVDHFFRIAEEMRFKVPDAMKYFCQSEAVAYYLQKYVVYRKRKIYVGNRTFTDLTKLIKKHKTEKFLLPSSDKLKPLIPEELDKLGISWKRVDLYRTVISDLSDLENVFYDVLVFFSPSGIESLFQNFPNFKQNNTRIAAFGNSTVNAVTEAGLKCDIIAPSKETPSMTMALDKYIKEANKK; encoded by the coding sequence ATGAAAGTGAAAACGATATTGGTTTCTCAACCAGCACCAAAGACAGAAACATCTCCTTATTTTGATTTGTCTGATAAGCAAAAAGTAAAAATTGATTTTAGATCTTTTATACATGTAGAAGGTATTTCTGTTAAAGAAGTTAGAGCAGAAAAAATCGATTTAAAAAACTTTACAGCTATTATTCTTACAAGTAGAAATGCAGTAGATCACTTCTTTAGAATTGCAGAGGAAATGCGTTTTAAAGTGCCAGATGCCATGAAATATTTTTGTCAATCAGAAGCAGTTGCTTACTATTTGCAAAAATATGTGGTTTATAGAAAGCGTAAAATTTACGTTGGGAACAGAACATTTACCGATTTAACAAAATTAATCAAGAAACATAAAACTGAAAAGTTCTTATTGCCTTCTTCTGATAAATTAAAGCCTTTAATTCCTGAAGAATTAGATAAACTAGGTATTTCTTGGAAAAGAGTAGATTTATATAGAACTGTAATTAGTGATTTGTCTGATTTAGAAAATGTTTTTTACGATGTTTTGGTTTTCTTTAGTCCTTCTGGGATAGAGTCTTTATTCCAAAATTTTCCAAACTTCAAACAAAATAATACAAGAATAGCTGCTTTTGGTAACTCAACAGTAAATGCTGTTACAGAAGCTGGTTTAAAGTGCGATATTATTGCACCTTCCAAAGAAACACCTTCTATGACAATGGCTTTAGATAAATATATTAAAGAAGCAAATAAGAAGTAA
- a CDS encoding endo-1,4-beta-xylanase: MKFKQIIPLLILVMLLTACSDDENVVTRIIVGGPTNPEGNGSDPEFLKDFANFKIGNIVSATKLASSSAGNAKFREVLGNDYNSITAENDMKMANMFPSPDTYDWSDGDAIVAYAKENNLRVHGHALVWHSSIPGWLSSFQGTDAEFEAQIQGYVKATVAHFALEKDAEGNSVVTGWDAVNEYFDGGAIRSSLFTQRIGEDYINKIFTWAREADSDVKLFYNDFNVAGEPVKRAKIIALVNDMISNNIPIDGVGMQMHFNYDWPTSDIPLAIQQISDLGLLVHASELDVRANPNSDITNLTQERAAQQATQYQNTAYYYTTTVPANQQYGITIWGFRDQDSWRFNNGNDWPLLYDNDFNTKASYNGFVEGLKGNI, from the coding sequence ATGAAATTCAAACAAATTATACCACTTTTAATTTTGGTAATGCTTCTTACTGCATGTAGTGATGATGAAAATGTTGTAACTCGCATTATAGTTGGTGGACCAACAAATCCTGAAGGCAATGGTTCAGACCCTGAGTTTTTAAAAGATTTTGCTAATTTTAAAATTGGTAACATTGTTTCTGCTACAAAATTAGCATCTTCTTCAGCTGGTAATGCAAAATTTAGAGAAGTTTTAGGAAATGATTATAATAGCATAACTGCAGAAAATGACATGAAAATGGCAAACATGTTTCCAAGTCCAGACACTTACGATTGGAGTGATGGAGATGCAATTGTGGCATATGCTAAAGAAAACAATTTGAGAGTACATGGTCATGCATTAGTTTGGCATTCATCAATTCCTGGTTGGCTAAGCAGTTTTCAAGGAACAGATGCCGAGTTTGAAGCTCAAATTCAAGGTTATGTAAAAGCAACGGTTGCACATTTTGCATTAGAAAAAGATGCTGAAGGAAATTCAGTTGTTACAGGTTGGGATGCTGTAAATGAATATTTTGATGGAGGAGCTATTAGAAGTTCTCTTTTTACTCAAAGAATTGGAGAAGACTACATTAATAAAATCTTCACTTGGGCAAGAGAAGCAGATTCAGATGTAAAATTATTTTATAACGATTTTAATGTTGCTGGAGAGCCAGTAAAAAGAGCTAAGATAATAGCTCTTGTAAACGATATGATTTCGAATAATATTCCAATTGATGGTGTGGGAATGCAAATGCACTTCAACTACGATTGGCCAACATCAGATATTCCCCTAGCAATTCAGCAAATTTCTGATCTTGGGTTATTAGTTCATGCATCAGAGCTTGACGTGAGAGCAAATCCTAATAGTGATATTACTAATCTTACTCAAGAAAGAGCTGCACAACAAGCTACACAATATCAAAATACAGCTTATTATTATACAACAACCGTTCCCGCAAATCAACAATATGGAATTACTATATGGGGATTTAGAGATCAAGATAGTTGGAGGTTTAACAATGGTAATGACTGGCCATTACTTTATGATAATGATTTTAACACAAAAGCTTCTTACAATGGTTTTGTAGAAGGTTTAAAGGGGAATATATAA
- a CDS encoding SusC/RagA family TonB-linked outer membrane protein, giving the protein MNNQLQSKKGCNTGSILSLLFLLFTFSLSAQNIAITGTIVDNEGLPLPGVTVLVEGTKNGGTADFDGNYSINAPSDATLKFSSIGFVTKTINVNGRRVINVTLNEDISQLDEIVIVGYGTQERSNVTGAISTVDIAVIEKTPVPNVVESLRGQVSGLRVTRGNGQPGSGVNFTIRGNNSLGEGAGSVGEANQPIIVVDGVPLPGGNINELNPDDIASINIIKDAGAGAIYGSRAANGVVLITTKSGSASKPTIKVNASTGINTVNTRVNIMNGDEYIKYLFDSGQGSTVNAVLDPNEITNYVNGNQVDWQELLLKQGTTQNASIAISGGSEKLKFYLNGDLYQEQGIVTNSDYNRYSLRFNGEYNPSDKVTVGARVQLTKSFADETSNTISEFNQNGGFAPFVPIFNNTPLGDVVNEDGTFTKFVRDDQFQINPFHRYNESIVDRFVTRAYINPYFEYKILDGLSYRLNTFAEDRSQFYGRFTSSNYSDGDPSTAQIQRQNQVNYLVDNIITYKKDFGKHAIDATFVYGFQKNTFEQFDAFSDKLATDLLGYNAIDDTATEDQRFSWDTDEDGIVYYVGRLGYNFESRYIFTFTLRRDGSSKFGSTNKYGNFPSLSFAWNLNKEKFWNTDSFLNTLKFRATFGTLGNDRIGNYRYLATPSVVRTTVLQDQDGDPSTVDDVVEANIVGYAKNTLANPYLKWETSKQINLGLDFGLFNNNLSGTIDIYSTTTTDLLLPELIPIINGYESYITNVGETQNRGIDFNLKANIIDTENFSWSAGLTWSMDKNEIVRLNRNSTDADGNPVNDEANGWFIGQPIGVIYNYKFLGVWQTEESAEAAVFNQVPGDAKFLDVNNDGAITPGEDRLFLGNPNPDWYGGITNTIRYKGFELSVLLEAIQGVTRVNNFYGGFNGRNNQLAINYWTAANPSSEFPRVGSQDWTGTRGDAVKTRDASFLALRNVSLSYNLPTNLIKKSPFKALSLYVRGNNLKYWTDFEDAYSPEAGFGAYPIVSNWTFGTSITF; this is encoded by the coding sequence ATGAATAATCAACTTCAATCGAAAAAAGGATGTAATACAGGTTCTATTTTATCTTTATTATTCTTATTATTTACCTTTAGTTTATCAGCTCAAAATATTGCTATAACTGGAACAATAGTTGATAATGAGGGCTTACCTCTCCCTGGAGTAACTGTTCTAGTTGAGGGTACAAAAAATGGAGGAACTGCAGATTTTGATGGAAATTACTCAATTAATGCTCCTTCAGATGCTACATTAAAGTTTAGTTCTATTGGTTTTGTAACTAAAACTATCAATGTAAATGGCAGAAGAGTAATTAATGTTACTTTAAATGAAGATATTTCACAATTAGATGAAATCGTAATTGTAGGATATGGTACACAGGAAAGATCTAATGTAACTGGAGCAATTTCAACAGTAGATATAGCTGTTATAGAAAAAACACCAGTTCCAAATGTTGTAGAATCATTAAGAGGTCAAGTATCTGGTTTAAGAGTTACAAGAGGTAATGGACAACCTGGTTCTGGCGTAAACTTTACAATTAGAGGTAATAATTCTTTAGGTGAAGGAGCAGGATCTGTAGGCGAGGCAAATCAACCTATAATTGTTGTAGATGGTGTACCTCTACCAGGAGGAAACATAAACGAACTAAACCCAGATGATATTGCCAGTATTAATATTATAAAAGATGCTGGTGCAGGAGCTATATATGGTTCTAGAGCTGCAAATGGTGTGGTTTTAATTACTACAAAAAGTGGTAGTGCTAGTAAACCTACTATTAAAGTAAATGCATCAACAGGTATTAATACTGTAAATACTCGAGTTAATATCATGAATGGTGATGAATACATAAAATACTTATTTGATTCTGGACAGGGAAGTACTGTAAATGCTGTATTAGATCCTAATGAAATTACAAACTATGTAAACGGAAATCAAGTAGATTGGCAGGAACTATTACTTAAACAAGGAACGACTCAAAATGCAAGTATCGCTATATCTGGAGGATCAGAAAAATTGAAATTTTACTTAAATGGTGATTTATACCAAGAGCAAGGTATTGTTACTAATTCAGATTATAACAGATATTCATTACGTTTTAATGGAGAATATAATCCTTCTGATAAAGTGACTGTTGGTGCTAGGGTTCAACTAACAAAATCTTTTGCTGATGAAACTAGTAACACAATTAGTGAGTTCAATCAAAATGGAGGTTTTGCTCCATTTGTTCCAATTTTTAATAACACTCCTTTGGGTGATGTTGTAAATGAAGATGGAACTTTCACAAAATTTGTACGTGATGATCAATTTCAAATCAATCCATTTCACAGGTATAATGAATCTATAGTAGATCGTTTTGTAACACGTGCATATATAAATCCATATTTTGAATACAAAATTTTAGACGGCCTTAGTTACAGATTAAACACCTTTGCTGAAGATAGAAGTCAGTTTTATGGAAGATTTACTTCTAGTAACTATTCTGATGGAGACCCTAGCACAGCACAAATACAAAGACAAAATCAAGTGAATTATTTAGTTGACAACATTATAACTTATAAAAAAGATTTTGGAAAACATGCTATTGATGCAACGTTTGTATATGGTTTTCAAAAAAACACATTCGAACAATTCGACGCTTTTTCAGATAAGTTAGCAACTGACTTGTTAGGTTACAATGCAATTGATGACACAGCTACAGAAGACCAGAGATTTAGCTGGGATACAGATGAAGATGGAATTGTATATTATGTAGGAAGATTAGGCTATAACTTTGAGAGTCGTTACATTTTTACATTTACTTTACGTAGAGATGGTTCTTCTAAATTTGGAAGTACAAATAAATATGGTAATTTTCCATCACTTTCATTTGCGTGGAATTTAAATAAAGAAAAATTCTGGAATACAGATAGCTTTTTAAATACTCTAAAATTTAGAGCAACTTTTGGTACGTTAGGAAATGATAGAATTGGAAACTATAGATATTTAGCAACACCATCAGTAGTAAGAACAACGGTTCTTCAAGACCAAGATGGAGATCCAAGTACAGTAGATGATGTTGTAGAGGCAAACATTGTAGGGTATGCAAAAAACACATTGGCAAACCCTTATTTAAAATGGGAAACTAGTAAACAAATCAATTTAGGTTTAGATTTTGGATTATTTAATAATAATTTAAGTGGTACTATAGATATATATAGTACAACAACTACAGATTTATTGTTACCAGAATTAATTCCTATTATTAATGGTTACGAAAGTTACATTACTAATGTTGGGGAAACTCAAAACAGAGGTATTGATTTCAATTTAAAAGCAAATATTATTGATACTGAAAATTTCTCATGGAGCGCAGGTCTAACTTGGTCTATGGATAAAAATGAAATTGTCCGATTAAATAGAAATAGTACAGATGCAGATGGAAACCCTGTTAATGATGAAGCAAACGGATGGTTTATAGGACAACCAATAGGTGTAATCTATAATTACAAATTCTTAGGAGTTTGGCAAACAGAAGAATCTGCTGAAGCAGCAGTATTTAATCAAGTTCCTGGTGATGCTAAATTCTTAGATGTAAATAATGACGGGGCTATTACACCCGGTGAGGACAGATTATTCCTAGGGAATCCTAATCCAGATTGGTATGGAGGTATTACCAATACTATACGCTACAAAGGTTTTGAACTTTCTGTTTTACTAGAAGCTATTCAAGGAGTTACAAGAGTAAATAATTTCTACGGAGGTTTTAATGGTCGAAATAATCAACTTGCAATTAATTATTGGACAGCAGCAAATCCTTCTAGTGAATTTCCAAGAGTTGGAAGTCAGGACTGGACAGGAACTAGAGGAGATGCAGTAAAAACTAGAGATGCTTCTTTCTTAGCTTTAAGAAATGTATCTTTAAGCTATAATTTACCAACTAATCTTATAAAAAAATCACCATTTAAAGCCTTATCTCTATATGTTAGAGGTAACAACTTAAAATATTGGACAGACTTTGAAGACGCTTATTCCCCAGAAGCTGGTTTTGGTGCCTATCCAATAGTATCTAACTGGACATTTGGAACATCAATAACATTTTAA
- the uxuA gene encoding mannonate dehydratase, with amino-acid sequence MIFMTKTMRWYGPNDKTSLINIKQCGVKGIVTALHEIPVGNVWEIEDINERKKLIEDKGLEWKVVESLPVHEDIKKRTKNYEKYIENYKKSIQNLAECGIEVITYNFMPVLDWVRTHTDYLNQDGTKSLYFHKDAFVYFDVFLLKRPNAKADYTPEEIRKALLYGQSLSRKEKSKLSRSVLLGLPGSTKNFTSTQILKLLEEYKNIDEATLRNNLILFLKEVTPIAEKASIALAIHPDDPPYSVLGLPRIVGTKADLQLILNQVPSIANGLCYCTGSLGAHPENDLLDILETTSDRIHFLHLRNVIKDIDGNFKESDHLEGDTSMEKIVEKIIKIMQTRKKSIPMRPDHGFLHSIEGKELYPGYSLIGRLKGLSEIRGLEMGINYNLTKN; translated from the coding sequence ATGATTTTTATGACCAAAACCATGCGTTGGTATGGCCCAAATGACAAAACATCTTTAATAAACATTAAGCAATGTGGCGTTAAAGGAATTGTAACTGCATTACATGAAATTCCTGTAGGTAATGTCTGGGAAATTGAAGACATTAATGAAAGAAAAAAACTAATTGAAGATAAAGGCTTAGAATGGAAAGTTGTAGAAAGCTTACCTGTTCATGAAGATATAAAAAAACGTACCAAAAATTACGAGAAATATATAGAAAATTATAAAAAAAGCATTCAAAATTTAGCTGAGTGTGGCATAGAAGTCATAACCTATAACTTTATGCCTGTTTTAGATTGGGTAAGAACACATACAGATTACCTGAATCAAGATGGAACAAAATCTTTATATTTTCATAAAGATGCTTTTGTGTATTTTGATGTTTTTTTGTTGAAAAGACCCAATGCAAAAGCAGATTACACACCAGAAGAAATAAGAAAAGCACTGTTGTATGGCCAATCATTGTCAAGAAAAGAGAAAAGTAAGCTATCAAGAAGTGTGCTATTAGGTTTACCAGGAAGTACAAAAAACTTTACATCCACCCAAATTTTAAAACTTTTAGAAGAATATAAAAATATTGATGAAGCTACTTTAAGAAATAATCTAATTTTATTTTTAAAGGAAGTAACACCTATTGCAGAAAAAGCAAGTATTGCATTGGCCATTCATCCTGACGACCCTCCATATTCAGTTTTAGGTTTACCACGTATAGTAGGTACAAAAGCCGATTTACAACTTATTCTAAACCAAGTTCCAAGTATTGCCAATGGATTGTGCTACTGTACAGGATCTTTAGGTGCGCATCCTGAAAACGACCTTTTGGATATTTTAGAAACGACATCAGATAGAATACATTTTTTGCATTTAAGAAATGTTATAAAAGATATTGATGGTAACTTTAAGGAATCTGACCATTTAGAAGGCGATACCAGTATGGAAAAAATTGTTGAGAAAATTATAAAAATCATGCAAACAAGAAAGAAAAGTATCCCAATGAGACCTGACCATGGATTTTTACACAGTATAGAAGGTAAAGAATTATATCCAGGTTATTCATTAATAGGAAGACTTAAAGGCTTATCAGAAATAAGAGGTTTAGAAATGGGTATTAACTATAATTTGACAAAAAATTAA
- a CDS encoding RagB/SusD family nutrient uptake outer membrane protein: protein MKNLKIYLAIISLTFLINACDSDIIDLTERDRLPTDIAVASLQGLETSMLAVYERARSLHENNEISLYKQCGTDIVTSGTNMVDVNAGGMFGMMEYGNGFDALSGSLEDIFNGLYLSLDRCNTVIAFGDNFQPNNSSEQERKDKIIGEAYALRSFLYLQLAERWENAVITELAESVDDIVFTAELSSRAELLQQIVADASAAIPLLKTRLENGDVGVPSVEFANLVLAKAYLWQEDWGAAAAAAEQVMNNGLQLQPLDAIFGLDGGKTGEENNPEIIFSWVFNQADQNRPQRTVQMYVPLYDRVPGVARTLEQGGRPWSRLSPSKYYWTLFENEDGRLGAWHKSEWTIDDPDNIDTSLSGGSTLQAGDVLTVDHPYFQDWASNEREARYLEPTTTKTWEDGTYGRLASEAQGFRNIIVNRLSEAYIIAAEAYFRSNNTGAALKALNALRERAYGNSTGNFTTINLENIIEEHARELGHEGHRWAFLNRLGILRERVRLHNPSASTNIQDKHVRWPIPQNFVDQLGVQQNSGW, encoded by the coding sequence ATGAAGAACTTAAAAATTTACTTGGCTATTATATCACTTACATTTTTAATAAATGCTTGTGATAGTGATATCATAGACTTAACTGAAAGAGATAGATTGCCAACTGATATTGCAGTTGCAAGTCTTCAGGGACTTGAAACCTCTATGCTAGCAGTCTATGAAAGAGCAAGATCTTTGCATGAGAATAATGAAATATCACTCTACAAACAGTGTGGAACAGATATTGTAACATCTGGAACTAATATGGTAGATGTTAACGCTGGTGGTATGTTTGGTATGATGGAATACGGAAACGGGTTTGATGCGCTAAGCGGTTCTTTAGAAGATATCTTTAATGGGCTTTATTTATCTCTTGATAGGTGTAATACCGTAATTGCATTTGGTGATAATTTTCAGCCAAACAACTCTTCAGAACAAGAACGTAAAGATAAGATTATTGGAGAAGCATATGCTCTAAGGTCATTCTTATATTTACAATTAGCGGAACGTTGGGAAAATGCTGTAATTACAGAATTAGCAGAATCTGTTGACGATATAGTGTTTACAGCAGAATTGTCATCAAGAGCAGAATTATTACAACAAATAGTCGCTGATGCATCTGCTGCAATTCCATTACTAAAAACTAGGTTAGAAAATGGAGATGTAGGTGTTCCTTCTGTAGAGTTTGCAAACCTAGTATTAGCTAAAGCTTATTTGTGGCAGGAAGATTGGGGAGCAGCAGCAGCAGCAGCAGAACAAGTAATGAATAATGGATTGCAATTACAACCATTAGATGCAATCTTTGGATTAGATGGTGGTAAAACTGGAGAAGAAAATAACCCTGAAATTATATTTTCTTGGGTGTTTAACCAAGCAGATCAAAACAGACCACAGCGTACTGTACAGATGTATGTTCCTTTATATGATAGAGTACCTGGTGTAGCAAGAACTTTAGAACAGGGAGGACGTCCATGGTCTCGTTTGTCTCCATCTAAATACTACTGGACTTTATTTGAAAATGAAGATGGACGTCTTGGTGCATGGCATAAATCAGAGTGGACTATTGACGATCCAGATAATATAGATACTAGTTTATCTGGAGGCTCTACCTTACAAGCAGGTGATGTTTTAACAGTAGACCACCCTTATTTCCAAGACTGGGCATCTAATGAAAGAGAAGCTCGCTATTTAGAGCCAACTACAACAAAAACTTGGGAAGATGGAACTTACGGAAGACTAGCGTCTGAAGCTCAAGGATTTAGAAATATAATTGTTAATAGATTATCTGAAGCATACATTATAGCTGCTGAAGCATATTTCAGAAGTAATAATACAGGAGCAGCATTAAAAGCTTTAAATGCACTTAGAGAAAGAGCTTATGGAAATTCTACAGGAAACTTTACAACAATAAATTTAGAAAACATCATTGAAGAACATGCTCGTGAACTTGGTCATGAAGGACATCGTTGGGCTTTTTTAAATCGTCTAGGAATACTTAGAGAAAGAGTAAGGCTACACAACCCAAGTGCATCTACTAATATTCAGGACAAACACGTTAGATGGCCAATCCCACAAAATTTTGTAGATCAATTAGGTGTTCAACAAAATTCAGGTTGGTAA
- a CDS encoding DUF4271 domain-containing protein — translation MQAVEKISLANNWITGIFLFLFLSIVLLKLLDSKRLKESFFTFFNLSFLEDEDTEPTNFFDPFQIVIFFFSIVVLSLLTHKIIVFKIVNFQNTFSTFLQVFIALLIYFLSKRILEYFLSLLFLIKKGIHFFLTSKYNYLYSLSFLTYVALIINEYAAINELYIFYFTGFLFVTRFIFFAIRNKKLIFNKLFYFILYICTFEIAPLFVLSKLMF, via the coding sequence TTGCAGGCAGTAGAAAAAATATCATTGGCTAATAATTGGATAACAGGAATTTTTCTGTTTTTGTTTTTGAGTATAGTTTTGTTAAAATTATTAGATTCAAAAAGATTAAAGGAAAGTTTTTTTACATTTTTTAATTTGAGTTTTTTAGAAGATGAAGATACTGAACCAACCAATTTTTTTGATCCATTTCAGATTGTCATATTCTTTTTTTCGATAGTAGTTTTGTCGTTACTAACCCATAAGATTATCGTCTTTAAAATTGTTAATTTTCAAAATACTTTTTCTACATTTTTACAAGTATTTATAGCTTTGCTTATTTATTTCTTATCAAAAAGAATATTAGAATATTTTTTATCACTATTATTTTTGATTAAAAAGGGGATTCATTTTTTTCTCACCTCCAAATATAATTACTTATATAGTTTATCTTTTTTAACATATGTAGCTTTAATTATAAATGAATATGCTGCTATTAATGAACTCTATATATTCTATTTTACTGGCTTTCTGTTTGTAACAAGATTTATCTTTTTTGCGATAAGAAATAAAAAGCTGATTTTTAACAAGTTGTTTTATTTTATTTTGTACATTTGCACCTTCGAAATAGCACCGCTATTTGTGCTCTCTAAATTGATGTTTTAA
- a CDS encoding carbohydrate binding domain-containing protein translates to MKKYINKLFYLIILASLSILVSCEENNDNILVGTGNVAITDIIPNIEYPEETITIQGNDFDIVQFVFLGEQQVEFQLNENIISFVIPKNTPPGMTPVTLAMAQNYRVASEMEILQRPNPVISTISPTAAEPGENVTITGINLNNIETVKVSGFDANVVSSSATELILTVPSGPQNNTLATIEVTTSGGIVESESIFYVGENLVANGTLELGSGDDFTNWSKFNGGDGLIASDKPYAGRSLKAIAAGGDAWRTQFVSDPTETNIGVDYIVNIWIKAESEGGNIRFSTNSAAGALYSGNYDISTEWQQIEWTFTNNDPATRLVLDMGVSTGAIYHVDNITVVSTLSGPPPAPNLIANGDLELGDADNFTNWGEFNGADLMTVETTEVHGGSRALKAIGAGQDAWRTQFASDPMTVEVDASYTAKIWIKSAAGGNMRFSTNSTTGALYSGNYDIGTEWQQIEWTFTNNDPASRLVLDLGSVKDAVYFVDDIEVRKN, encoded by the coding sequence ATGAAAAAATATATAAATAAATTATTTTATCTAATCATTCTAGCATCGCTATCGATTTTAGTTAGTTGTGAAGAGAATAATGATAATATTTTAGTTGGCACTGGAAATGTTGCCATTACAGATATTATTCCAAATATAGAATACCCTGAAGAAACTATAACTATACAGGGTAATGATTTTGACATTGTGCAGTTTGTATTCTTAGGCGAACAGCAAGTAGAATTTCAACTAAATGAAAATATTATTTCTTTTGTAATCCCAAAAAATACACCTCCAGGAATGACTCCAGTTACACTGGCTATGGCTCAAAATTATAGAGTTGCTTCAGAAATGGAAATTTTACAAAGACCTAATCCAGTAATCTCTACTATCTCACCAACAGCTGCAGAACCAGGAGAAAATGTTACAATAACAGGTATTAATTTAAACAATATAGAAACCGTAAAAGTTAGTGGTTTTGATGCTAACGTTGTTTCATCTTCAGCTACAGAATTAATTTTAACAGTGCCTAGTGGGCCACAAAATAATACCTTAGCAACTATTGAAGTTACTACATCAGGTGGTATTGTTGAATCAGAATCTATATTTTATGTTGGGGAAAATTTAGTAGCAAATGGAACACTTGAATTAGGTTCAGGTGATGATTTTACAAACTGGAGTAAATTTAACGGAGGAGATGGTTTAATAGCTTCAGATAAACCTTATGCAGGCAGATCTCTTAAAGCAATAGCAGCAGGTGGAGATGCTTGGAGAACACAGTTTGTAAGCGATCCTACTGAAACAAATATTGGTGTAGATTATATTGTTAATATCTGGATCAAAGCAGAATCTGAAGGTGGAAACATACGTTTTTCTACAAACTCTGCTGCAGGAGCTTTATATTCTGGAAATTACGATATAAGCACAGAATGGCAACAAATAGAATGGACATTTACAAATAACGATCCTGCAACTAGATTAGTTTTAGATATGGGAGTTTCTACAGGAGCTATTTATCATGTAGACAACATCACTGTGGTTAGTACACTATCAGGACCACCTCCTGCTCCAAATTTAATTGCTAATGGAGATTTAGAACTTGGAGACGCAGACAATTTTACAAATTGGGGTGAATTTAATGGTGCAGATTTAATGACTGTAGAGACTACAGAGGTTCATGGAGGTTCAAGAGCACTTAAAGCAATTGGAGCAGGACAAGATGCATGGAGAACACAATTTGCAAGTGACCCAATGACTGTTGAAGTTGATGCATCTTATACCGCTAAAATATGGATAAAATCAGCAGCAGGAGGAAACATGAGGTTTTCTACAAATTCGACAACAGGCGCTTTGTATTCTGGCAACTATGATATTGGTACTGAATGGCAACAAATTGAATGGACATTTACAAATAACGATCCTGCCAGTAGGTTAGTTTTAGATTTAGGGTCTGTTAAAGACGCTGTATATTTTGTAGATGATATTGAAGTTCGAAAAAATTAA
- a CDS encoding SDR family NAD(P)-dependent oxidoreductase, whose protein sequence is MSKVAIVTGGNSGLGFATAKKLCENGIKTYIVGRNKERTESAALEIGAIPYLFDLGNLEGIPNMIKEIANNGNIDILVNNAGIHQKKEFTEVTDKDFANIMNINVQSVFAVSREVVKVMKKNGGGSIINISSMASQYGLPKVIAYSASKGAIEVMTRAMAVELAEFNIRVNCVAPGFIKTKMSTNALDNDIQRKNKILSRTPLGYLGEPSTIADAVYFYASSESSYVTGTVLPIDGGNSIGF, encoded by the coding sequence GCTTTGTGAAAACGGAATAAAAACATATATAGTTGGAAGAAACAAAGAGCGAACAGAAAGTGCTGCTTTAGAAATTGGTGCTATACCCTATTTATTTGATTTAGGAAACCTAGAAGGTATACCAAACATGATAAAAGAAATAGCTAATAATGGCAATATAGATATCTTAGTAAACAATGCTGGCATACATCAGAAAAAAGAATTTACAGAGGTTACAGACAAAGATTTTGCAAACATTATGAATATAAACGTGCAAAGTGTTTTTGCTGTTAGTAGAGAGGTTGTTAAAGTGATGAAAAAAAACGGTGGTGGTAGTATTATAAATATTAGCTCTATGGCATCACAATATGGTTTACCTAAAGTTATTGCATATTCTGCAAGTAAAGGTGCTATAGAAGTAATGACACGTGCAATGGCTGTTGAATTGGCAGAATTTAATATTAGGGTTAATTGTGTAGCTCCAGGATTCATTAAAACAAAAATGAGTACAAATGCTTTAGATAATGATATTCAACGTAAAAATAAAATATTAAGCAGAACTCCTCTTGGATATTTAGGTGAACCCTCAACAATTGCAGATGCTGTCTATTTTTATGCATCAAGTGAATCTAGTTACGTTACAGGAACCGTGCTTCCAATTGACGGTGGTAACAGTATCGGTTTTTAA